In the Primulina eburnea isolate SZY01 chromosome 15, ASM2296580v1, whole genome shotgun sequence genome, TGTAGTCTGAATACGCGACCGTCCCAGCCAGTCCAACACCGTTTCAACGATAGCATGGATTCTTATGGAAATATAACTTTTACTAATAAATCTTCAACTGGCTCCACACAAAATGGAGACTCACTTAAGGTATACAGAAGAACAGTCACCGGTGACTGAATCCTTTCATCTAATAAATAACTCTTTACACATGCCTTTTGATCCAGATTTAACTAATGTTTTCTGTTATATGCTAATTTTTTGAATCAAACTTGTCGTGCcagttgaaattttgaaagtcGCCAACATCAGGGAAAAATCATAACATTGTATGCACACGGGTTTAAATCGAAAAGAAAACATGTATCACGCGTCTCTGAAAGGTTCAACTGGCTCAGATTCTTGAAGCAGGGCTGCAGCCTCAAAACACTCGGCTGCTTCCAAAGCTAATGCCTTGCTCCCAGTCTTGTAAAGCAGGCCAAGATTGTACCATGCAGTAGCGTTGGTTCTTTCAAGGCGCAATGCGTCGGTCAGAAAGCTTTTAACTATTGGCTGTGATTGCTCACTGAGTCGTCTGAGAATAACGGCAGTAGATATCAAGCTTGGGACGTGATTGGGTTCAATATCTAGTGCCTTCTCGAAAAACTTTAGAGCTTCCTTATGTTGTTCTTTACCTTCATAGAGTAAACCTGAAAAAACAATTGGAAAAAACCGTTAAAAACATAACCTTGTATGCATATCTATGGATGCATTGATAATAAAATAATCAAGGAGATCTGAAGAAGAATTGATAATACGATCATGAAAGAAATCTGAAGGATGACTCGAAGACAACAATCTAGTTGAACAGGTCATTCTTATGAAAGACATTGAAGGTTAGTGAATCCAGAATCCAGATCTACCTGTGGAATGCAATCTTGAAGCTGAATGTGGATTGATCTCTTCAGATTTCGAAAGACATATTTCGGCATCCCGCCACTGTGATAAGCTGGTGTACACATTTGCTAGATCATGCCATGTTTCTACTTCTAAACTTCTATTGATTTCCCTCATGTTCTACAGACACACAAAAGTCGTGAATAATACATACAGAAGGTGAACATGAAAACGAATACGGAATACCAATCACATCCACAATAATTATATGAAACATGGATTTAGCATTAGACTTTTAACCACATATTTTACTTTTCTGATTTCGATAGAAAAAGGCACCaagatttaaaaaaatgatcTTAGAATTTTGAATTCAATGAATCCTCGCAAACAAGATAAATCCATTGTCATACCTTTACAAGCTTTTTATGAACTCCAAAACTCTTCCTCTGGACTTGAAGAACAGCAAGGAGTTTTGTATATGTTTCAACTGCATCCCTTAAACGGTCCTGCGCAATCTGAAGTTTGGCCTTAGTACGCAGCAATTCTCCTTGATTCCATTTCCCTGCTTCATTTAAAGCAGTATCAATAATGTTTTCCGCGTCAACGTATCTCTTCTGAGCAGATAAAATCCGAGCAAAAAGAATCCATCCATTTACGTTAGAACCAGCCTCCAATTTCAATAACAGCTTCGCGTAAGAAAGAGCAACATCTAACTTTCTCTGCTCAGCATTTTCCAGACAAAGAGAGAATACAATGCAGGCTTTTTTCTCATTAGTCATTCTTTGTGCGGTTTCAAATGCTTCAAGTGCTTCGGATTGCTTCATTATTCTTTTGGAATCAGACAAAGCGCCTCTAGATTGTGATGAGAGACAAAGACCTCGAAGGTAGTTTGCGAAACCAACCCGTTGAAGACAATTTCCTATTTCAGTCAGAAATTTGTAAATATACCCTATCCCTTCGTCAAGGCAATCACAATCCTCTATACAGATCTTCGAAGCCAGCAGTAGCTCAAACCCAACATCATGACTCTctctatttttcaaaaaatttcgcAACAAATTGAGAGCAACCATATTTTCACCTTCTGCATGGTAACAAAGAGCCAGATACATGTATTTTTCGTTTTCATCATTTGTCCTTGGAGGCAACTCTTCAATCTGATGGGCGAGGGACACACATTCGCTGGAGATGGATAATGCGAAACCAAGGTGATCCAAGATTGATGGGTCCCATCCAACTCTTCCGAGGATAAATTTCCGGACAATAAGGAGGAGGAGGAGAACTGCTTCTTCAATGTTGTTTCTTGGTATGAACGACCCCTCCATTTGGGAgcgaagatttggaggcattgcATTGTTACCACTATAAAGAAGAAAAACGGCAAAATTCTTTTCAATTCTTGTTCTGGTCTCTACATCAAGACTCCACTGATGAAGCAGGGCCCTTCTGTAGGCTAAAATTGCTTCTTGATGAGTATAAGCAAGGATCCATAACTCTGGAAGTAATTCTACGGCTTTGTTTAAGGTCTCCAGCAATTTACAGTCAGAAGCAAAATTTTCAGGCACACCTTCAGGGATTGCAGACTCAAGAGCATCCAATATTACTTTACATGATTGAGCAGCTTCTGCAAACATCATCGGATTAAGGTCTAACTGTCAGATAAATGATACAAATAATTTGCATGCTAAATATCACAACTACAGTTTTTTGTACGACATGGAAAAGTTAAAGAAGTACCTGCATACCTTCCTAGAGCTTGTAGTGATTTTGCTTTGAGAAATATAGCCTCAACAAGCAAACTAACGGCATGCATTGACATAGGTAGAGCAGTGTCACTCTGAGAATGACGTCTAGACAGCTCACACCTACGAACTACAGTTACTTTTATTCGAGGAATCACTGCAGCAATATCAATTCCTTCAAAAACACTAAGAGCAGCTTCGATGTTCCCTTTTTGGTACTCTAGTCGCCCCAATAAAGCTCTGGCTTCCTACAAGGTGGAATGATTAACAAAAGTCAAGACATCGATGCTGCAGAGTTGAGTTTTCCCTACTGTAAAGTCCTAGCAAGTATATATCCACCCAGGGTTAAATTGCCAACACAAGGAAAGTATAAATAGTTACAAAGTAATATTTTCCAAGTGCTAGCCACATTTGACAAAATTAAAGCTACAATAAACTACCTCATAATTTAAAAACCCACTCTCTCGAAGAGATGATTCCGCCTCTTCTATATTGCTGGAGTCGACTTTCGTATCATCCCCTGGTCGAGAAGAATACCCACTGGCTGAAAAGTCCCGTGTTGCAAGGGACTCTGACGAAGGAATGATTTCATCTCCTCTGATTTGCTCTCCGGAGCAAATACATTTCATCATCTTCCTAAATTTCAAACTCAAGCTACTCTTTTGGTTGCGAAACCAGTATTTAAAGCTCATCTCATCTCATCACACTCAATGTTTTCCTacaaacaaataaaatttaGAACTTAAAGAATATCCACTAGATTTTTGCACATAATAACATAATAATCTATTTTGAATAATTTGTGCAACTAAACTTCGTTCGAATTTCCGTAAAATCCCATTATATGCACATAGAAACAGATACAAGATTGAAGAAAGAAAGCACTTGCACTGGATTCTATTGATTGCCAATTGCCATTAAAAACTTGCTATAATTTTCAACCACTTTCCTTTTACAATGAAGCAGAAGCCCTACATCATTCATCGTACATTTACATTTCTAATACTTTTCTAAGAAACAACACCAACCAATAGTAAGGAATCATTTCAATAAAATTATAACACATATCTGTTACCAATTCATCACAAACACAAAGTTCAAAAAATAACTGCAGTAAAGTTCGAACTTTCGAAACAAAACTTAACCTAAAAACTTCCCCATTACCTTTTTAAATCAGAAACCCCCGACAAAATCTCAAAACACAATTCAGATCACCAACAATGTTGACCAAGAAAAGCCCCGAGATAAAGGAACTTGGAGTACGGTAACTCAAGAAAATTTTACCAAACACCAAGGAAGATATAGCActagacaaaaaaaaaatcgaagcaTAAAGTCAAAGAATGCAACTTTTCACTGATAAAATCGAAGAAATATAAGGCCATAGTGAATTATCATCAAAATGAAAACGAAAACCAAccgtaaaaaataattttataacaGGTTAATCGAAAAATTCAAAGCAATCATTACAAATGACACCTTTTAATTGATGAAAGGCTTGTGCCCAGAGCCCACAAGGCGTTAAAGCCATCACCACCCATTATTCTCTACACCAAGAAAGGGCTAATCCTCGATTTTACAGGCTGAGATTAACCAAGATTTGGAAGCTAGTGCCTTTTTTCCTTTAATTTTTTGTCCTATACTATCTTAGATTATATTTCTGTGAACAGTACAAGAGAAGATTCAAAGTCAAGAGAAAAACTGATCTGGGTCGATCGTCGCATTAAATATGATATCTTGGTTCTGCAACCTGAATCATATGAATTAAAAATACGTTCACCGAATCTATTGCTTGTGGTGAACATTCATTCTTTGTTGGGAATTAAAATTTTGCGTTCATGGTTTGCAATAGCAAATTGCTATTACAAGAAAAGGAGGGAGAATTTGAGTACTGGGTCAGGGTGAGTCCCACAGTTTGAATTTCTTTAAATATGCATCGAAATTACAAATAAATTGTTTGACTGATTCAAATATTCTCCACAACTCAACTGTAGAGGAATTGAAAgtcattttaaatcttgataAGGTACATGAAAGgatatgaataataataataataataataataataaatagacAAATATAAGAAATTTATATACTTATTAAAGGTTGATTTGTTGATTCAATAATTCATAATCTTATCGATCACATCAAACAAAAATTACAAAGTCTAgatcattatttataataatgatAATGTTGTCAAAGTCTAtggaaattatttttttgaaaaaaaattaaaaataaaaaaaaattgtgaaacggtctcacgagtgGTATTTCGTGAGACAAATCTTTTATTTAaaccatccatgaaaaaatattactattTATCCTATGAGTATTGTTTTTTactatgaatatcggtagggtcgACCCATCTCATAAGCAAAGATTCGtatgaccgtctcacaagatgcATGCTCAAAATAAAGAGCATTTCGACATCTTTGGATATACAAAGCACAAGAGGCACGATTTCGTGATGAAATATGATCATTAGTgacaatattatatttaaaattttgaaaataatcatttatatatgtatgtatttgtcCCCAAAATGTTCGGGTCCAATAATTTCTAATGATCGATACACCATGTATAGACTGTTGTaccattaaaaattaaaattttattattatcactaactataatttttgatagaatataaatgtttcatcttttatatatatatatatatatatatataatataatataattagttgcagaatattatatttttgaatGTACAAATATATTCAAGAGTTCATATAGATCTCTTTCAAAAACCGGAAACGTCAAATCAACGGGTGAGATGAAGTCCACGTATCAAAATTTGGTAAACCTGGGCAAGGCTCTACCATGCAAAGCTCCCTTCTTTGTTTTAAAGTGTGGAATTTAACAAACAAAATATTGAATATTGATTTTCACACACACCTACGGGAATTATCGATTTCTATTTAACAAAATAACCATTAAGTTGTTTAATATAGTGGTTAAAATATGTGAaataatttcatttttattttttccccaTCAAAAGTTAACAAATTtcgacaaaaaaaataaaaaaaactcatgtgagacggtcttacgagttTATTTTGTGAAACTTATATTCTATTTGAGtcattcattaaaaaatattatcttttacgacaaaaatattgttttttattgtaaatatgaataaaattgacatgtttcacaaataaaaatatgtttggtcgtccaaaaaaaaaccaaaatttgTGTTGTTTAGAGTTTAGACGtctcatgtattatttcaaTGTGGAAAAAAATACAATTATTATATAAGAAtacgaattaaataaatatctGAATGATTTTTGGTAATTGGGTTATTCATGAAAGATGACCACCATTGCGgatcatataaatataccacATATTTTGATTCGTGATGGGCCAAATCTATGCATGTCACAATCTTATGTGAATTACGTGTCatattaaatcttttattattattattattattattattattattattatgattattattatttcaactCTAAGGTCATAATAGTCATTTAcactatatataattatattataatacattaaaatatatgaaattagaCGAAAAATTTTTGTTTCACAAATTCATCATTTAAAGTATGCCTTAACAACAATATTTCATGTTtgtattttgtatcattttaatCAATGAGTGGTTTCTAAAGCTATTTCGTAAAGTGTACAATTTGAGGTAAGTTCCAAATTATTCTTATTTGTAAATTATTCATAGCGAAAACCACCACCATGCTATACCAGGTTAAAGATTGATGATGCTAAAATCGGTGATACTAATTGGAAGGTCAGATATTTGCTTGGAGAGCTTGGATCAGACCTTGGTACGCTAGTTAGGAGGTCGGCACGTCACTTGAGGAGCTCGGATTGGACTTTCAAAATCTGGCAACA is a window encoding:
- the LOC140814155 gene encoding protein NPGR2-like; amino-acid sequence: MSFKYWFRNQKSSLSLKFRKMMKCICSGEQIRGDEIIPSSESLATRDFSASGYSSRPGDDTKVDSSNIEEAESSLRESGFLNYEEARALLGRLEYQKGNIEAALSVFEGIDIAAVIPRIKVTVVRRCELSRRHSQSDTALPMSMHAVSLLVEAIFLKAKSLQALGRYAEAAQSCKVILDALESAIPEGVPENFASDCKLLETLNKAVELLPELWILAYTHQEAILAYRRALLHQWSLDVETRTRIEKNFAVFLLYSGNNAMPPNLRSQMEGSFIPRNNIEEAVLLLLLIVRKFILGRVGWDPSILDHLGFALSISSECVSLAHQIEELPPRTNDENEKYMYLALCYHAEGENMVALNLLRNFLKNRESHDVGFELLLASKICIEDCDCLDEGIGYIYKFLTEIGNCLQRVGFANYLRGLCLSSQSRGALSDSKRIMKQSEALEAFETAQRMTNEKKACIVFSLCLENAEQRKLDVALSYAKLLLKLEAGSNVNGWILFARILSAQKRYVDAENIIDTALNEAGKWNQGELLRTKAKLQIAQDRLRDAVETYTKLLAVLQVQRKSFGVHKKLVKNMREINRSLEVETWHDLANVYTSLSQWRDAEICLSKSEEINPHSASRLHSTGLLYEGKEQHKEALKFFEKALDIEPNHVPSLISTAVILRRLSEQSQPIVKSFLTDALRLERTNATAWYNLGLLYKTGSKALALEAAECFEAAALLQESEPVEPFRDA